In a genomic window of Methanosarcina horonobensis HB-1 = JCM 15518:
- a CDS encoding TetR/AcrR family transcriptional regulator, protein MDRGKDCFARYGVKKTGIEDLTEGLGIAKSSFYSFFDSKEDLFLQIFKEEREALRESILENSFLKYRTEPDKAIRAYLQYVLHIVNNHPIWRKVFIEKEHLELKISRSSEEEIKKICRDNVATILPFFEEWAASGLLIDKPARILAETTQAVLSLIHFRNEIEDEDFPEIMNILIDLLAENIVKRSD, encoded by the coding sequence ATGGACCGAGGGAAAGACTGTTTTGCCAGATATGGGGTCAAAAAAACAGGTATCGAGGACCTTACTGAGGGCCTGGGAATTGCGAAAAGTTCTTTTTACTCCTTTTTCGACAGCAAAGAGGATCTCTTTCTCCAAATCTTTAAAGAAGAGCGGGAAGCTTTAAGGGAAAGCATACTCGAAAATTCCTTCCTGAAATACAGGACCGAACCCGATAAAGCTATCAGAGCTTATCTTCAGTATGTGCTTCATATTGTTAATAACCACCCGATCTGGAGAAAAGTTTTCATTGAGAAGGAGCATCTTGAACTGAAAATCTCCCGGTCTTCAGAGGAAGAAATCAAAAAGATTTGCAGAGATAATGTGGCAACGATTCTGCCTTTCTTTGAAGAGTGGGCAGCTTCGGGTCTCTTAATAGATAAACCAGCCCGTATCCTTGCCGAAACTACACAGGCAGTTCTTTCCCTTATACATTTCAGGAATGAAATTGAAGATGAAGATTTTCCGGAAATTATGAATATTCTTATTGATCTCCTGGCAGAGAACATCGTAAAAAGGAGTGATTAG
- a CDS encoding 4Fe-4S binding protein, whose amino-acid sequence MSININRYKCGYCGACVGVCPKGALELVETWIEVDESVCIVCGICDRICPVGAIEVMK is encoded by the coding sequence GTGAGCATCAACATAAACAGATATAAATGTGGATATTGTGGGGCCTGTGTGGGAGTTTGCCCTAAGGGAGCACTCGAACTTGTAGAAACCTGGATTGAAGTAGACGAAAGTGTCTGTATCGTGTGCGGGATCTGTGATCGCATCTGCCCTGTAGGAGCAATTGAGGTAATGAAATGA
- the trkA gene encoding Trk system potassium transporter TrkA, producing the protein MKAVIIGAGEVGYHIAKALSPKNDVVIIEKDEEASKRADELDVLVIEGNGANAEILSKVLQNADLLVAVTGVDEVNIVACMTAKLITKNKNGWKDTKTIARVSNPDYIDSPVTSRAQVGVDLMICPELALASEVADILSSPSAIDAEMFAEGKVRMTEFAISPESKLVGKHMQDLRLADCCIVSAVFREDEIIIPHGDDLIKANDHMVVVGKPEAMENLENVFGSQVPHRTRILLIGCGIVGFYLAKLIDRENNADLRIIEHRKGRCIEVAEALENALVLNGDGTDVSLLREENIEDMDVVVAVTDSDEKNLLCALLAKQLGAKKVIARADRSDYLPLFEMVGIDMAVSPREATVNEVLKLTMGKGIQTLTTIEGEKAEIIEYTASERSKIVGKPLNKVKFPKGSLINMVVRGKETIIPRGDFVINNGDRVVIFSMASAVSEVEKYFR; encoded by the coding sequence ATGAAGGCTGTAATTATTGGTGCAGGGGAAGTAGGCTATCATATTGCAAAAGCACTCTCTCCTAAAAACGATGTGGTAATTATAGAGAAAGATGAGGAAGCATCAAAAAGGGCAGACGAACTTGACGTGCTCGTAATTGAAGGAAACGGCGCAAATGCGGAAATCCTTTCAAAAGTCCTGCAGAATGCTGACCTTCTTGTAGCTGTCACAGGCGTTGATGAGGTTAATATTGTTGCCTGCATGACTGCAAAGCTGATTACAAAGAACAAAAACGGCTGGAAGGATACAAAAACCATAGCAAGGGTCAGTAATCCCGATTACATAGATTCCCCGGTTACATCAAGGGCTCAGGTCGGTGTTGATCTTATGATCTGTCCTGAACTTGCACTGGCCTCGGAAGTTGCTGATATACTCTCAAGCCCCTCAGCAATAGATGCGGAAATGTTTGCCGAAGGAAAAGTAAGAATGACTGAGTTTGCAATAAGTCCCGAAAGCAAACTCGTAGGAAAGCATATGCAGGACCTCAGGCTTGCTGACTGCTGCATTGTCAGTGCGGTTTTCAGAGAAGATGAGATAATAATTCCTCACGGAGACGACTTAATCAAAGCAAACGACCACATGGTAGTTGTGGGTAAGCCGGAAGCTATGGAAAATCTGGAGAACGTTTTCGGAAGCCAGGTGCCCCACAGAACAAGAATTCTTCTTATCGGCTGCGGGATCGTAGGTTTTTATCTGGCAAAGCTGATCGACAGAGAGAACAACGCTGACCTGAGAATTATTGAACACAGAAAGGGGCGCTGCATAGAAGTGGCTGAGGCTCTGGAAAATGCACTTGTGCTCAACGGGGACGGCACTGATGTCAGCCTTCTCAGAGAAGAAAATATTGAGGACATGGACGTTGTTGTTGCGGTTACGGACAGCGACGAAAAGAACCTCCTCTGTGCTCTGCTTGCAAAGCAGCTCGGAGCCAAAAAAGTGATTGCAAGGGCTGACCGCTCGGACTATCTGCCTCTTTTTGAAATGGTCGGGATAGACATGGCTGTAAGTCCCAGGGAAGCGACCGTAAATGAGGTCCTCAAACTTACCATGGGAAAAGGTATACAGACACTCACAACTATCGAAGGCGAAAAAGCCGAAATCATAGAATACACAGCTTCCGAGAGATCAAAAATTGTAGGCAAGCCTTTAAACAAAGTAAAGTTCCCGAAAGGATCTCTTATCAACATGGTCGTGCGCGGAAAAGAAACTATAATTCCAAGAGGGGACTTCGTAATTAATAACGGAGACCGTGTAGTTATTTTTTCAATGGCTTCAGCTGTTTCTGAAGTAGAAAAATATTTCAGGTAA
- the cofC gene encoding 2-phospho-L-lactate guanylyltransferase has protein sequence MRAVIPYKKAGAKSRLSPVLSLQEREEFVELMLNQVIDSLKGAGIKKVDILSPSVYGLEVMTKARVLLDEKDLNEALNRYLAEAEEPVLIVMADLPLLSPEHVKEITSTKKDICIVPGKGGGTNLLFIKNPSNYRVRYYGSSFLTHCSIAADSGQDFEVYDSFLAGTDIDEPEDLVELLIHGKGPAKDYINSKFKLEVSRGRVGLVPL, from the coding sequence ATGAGAGCCGTAATCCCCTATAAAAAAGCCGGCGCAAAATCCAGGCTATCGCCTGTCCTGAGTTTACAGGAAAGGGAAGAGTTTGTAGAACTCATGCTGAACCAGGTGATAGACTCGCTCAAAGGAGCCGGAATAAAAAAAGTCGATATCCTCAGCCCTTCGGTCTACGGGCTTGAGGTCATGACGAAAGCGAGAGTTCTTCTGGACGAAAAAGACCTGAATGAAGCCCTTAACAGGTATCTTGCAGAGGCAGAAGAACCTGTTTTGATTGTTATGGCTGACCTTCCTCTCCTTTCTCCGGAACATGTAAAGGAAATAACTTCAACTAAAAAGGATATCTGCATCGTTCCCGGAAAAGGCGGAGGAACGAATCTCCTTTTTATAAAGAATCCTTCGAACTACCGGGTGAGGTATTACGGTTCGAGTTTTTTAACTCACTGCTCGATTGCAGCAGACTCCGGACAGGATTTCGAAGTCTATGACTCCTTCCTAGCAGGTACGGATATAGATGAGCCTGAAGACCTGGTAGAACTTCTCATACATGGGAAGGGACCTGCAAAGGACTACATTAATAGTAAATTCAAGCTTGAAGTTAGCAGAGGAAGGGTCGGACTGGTCCCACTTTGA
- the trkA gene encoding Trk system potassium transporter TrkA: MKAVIIGAGQVGFHIAKFLSLTHDVIVIEKDEDALRRADELDIQVMEGNGANADILASILPSTDILVAVTGVDEVNIVACMTAKLIIRSHGWKDTKTIARVSNPDYIDVPVTSRAQVGVDIMICPELALASEVAEVLSNPSAIDAEMFAGGKVQMIEFAIRPDNRLVGKHMYDLKLDDCCIVSAIFRENEIIIPHGDDLIKANDHVVVVGKPKGMEDLEVVFGNKEPHRNRILLIGCGIVGFYLAKIIDKDENADLKIIEYRKSRCIEVAEILENALILNGDGTDVSLLREEDIEDMDVVIAVTDSDEKNLLCSLLAKQMGAKKVIARADRSDYVPLFEMVGIDVAVSPREATVNEVLKLTMGKGIEALATLEGEKAEIIEYIASGQSKIVGKPLSKVKFPKGAIVTMVVHNDEVIIPRGEFVIREGDKVIVFALSSAVRPVEKLFK; the protein is encoded by the coding sequence ATGAAAGCAGTAATTATAGGGGCAGGCCAAGTAGGATTTCATATCGCAAAATTTCTTTCCTTAACACATGATGTAATTGTCATCGAAAAAGATGAGGACGCACTGAGACGGGCTGATGAGCTGGATATTCAGGTTATGGAAGGGAATGGCGCAAATGCCGATATCCTCGCAAGTATTCTTCCGAGTACGGATATTCTCGTTGCGGTCACCGGAGTTGATGAAGTTAATATCGTCGCCTGTATGACTGCAAAACTTATTATAAGATCTCATGGCTGGAAAGATACAAAAACCATAGCAAGAGTCAGCAACCCTGACTACATCGATGTGCCTGTTACTTCCAGAGCTCAGGTAGGTGTGGATATTATGATATGCCCTGAGCTCGCTCTCGCCTCGGAAGTTGCCGAGGTACTTTCAAACCCCTCTGCAATAGATGCGGAGATGTTTGCCGGGGGCAAGGTCCAGATGATAGAGTTTGCAATCCGTCCTGACAACAGGCTTGTGGGAAAGCATATGTATGATCTCAAGCTTGATGACTGCTGCATTGTCAGTGCGATTTTCCGAGAAAACGAAATAATCATCCCTCACGGAGATGATTTGATCAAGGCAAACGACCACGTAGTAGTTGTGGGCAAGCCAAAAGGTATGGAAGACCTTGAAGTTGTTTTCGGGAACAAAGAGCCTCACAGAAATAGAATTCTCCTTATTGGCTGCGGAATTGTGGGCTTTTATCTTGCCAAAATTATAGATAAAGATGAGAACGCAGATCTCAAGATTATTGAATATAGGAAAAGCCGCTGTATAGAAGTGGCTGAAATACTGGAAAACGCCCTTATACTCAACGGAGACGGTACTGATGTCAGCCTTCTCAGGGAAGAAGACATTGAGGATATGGATGTTGTTATTGCAGTTACGGACAGCGACGAAAAAAACCTTCTCTGCTCACTTCTGGCAAAGCAAATGGGCGCCAAAAAAGTAATTGCAAGAGCTGACCGTTCGGACTATGTGCCCCTTTTCGAGATGGTGGGAATTGACGTTGCAGTAAGCCCGAGAGAAGCAACCGTAAATGAAGTCCTCAAGCTTACTATGGGAAAAGGTATAGAAGCCCTTGCAACGCTTGAGGGAGAAAAAGCGGAAATTATCGAGTATATTGCATCAGGGCAGTCAAAAATCGTAGGAAAACCGCTCAGCAAGGTTAAGTTTCCTAAAGGTGCAATAGTTACAATGGTGGTACATAATGATGAAGTTATTATTCCCAGAGGGGAGTTTGTCATTAGGGAAGGAGACAAAGTTATTGTTTTTGCTCTTTCTTCAGCTGTCCGACCTGTTGAGAAGCTGTTTAAATAA
- the dnaJ gene encoding molecular chaperone DnaJ has translation MATTRDYYEILGLSKDASVEDIKKTYRKLALQYHPDRNKEPGAEEKFKEISEAYAVLSDTEKRAQYDRFGHAGIDNQYSAEDIFRGADFGGFGDIFEMFFGGGRRGGPMAPRRGSDLQYDLYVTFEEAAFGVRKDIDIPRTERCSACAGTGAKEGTSPKRCPTCGGTGQIRTTRSTLGMQFVSTTACSTCHGRGQIIETPCPVCSGAGRVRSRRTISINVPAGADSGMTLRLSGEGDAGEPGAPSGDLYIIIHVMEHKYFKRVDYDVISELSISFTQAALGADVMVDTLYGQVKMNIPSGTQTHSVFRLKDKGIQRLHGHGKGDQLVRVIVKTPTKLTQEQKELLRQFEYLSNGKKSEAEERGKAEKQKSEKSKKSKGLFEKVKDAFES, from the coding sequence ATGGCTACCACACGTGACTATTACGAAATTCTCGGATTATCCAAAGATGCTTCAGTCGAGGATATAAAAAAGACATACCGGAAGCTTGCCCTGCAGTACCATCCTGACAGGAATAAGGAGCCTGGGGCTGAAGAAAAATTCAAAGAAATATCCGAGGCTTACGCCGTTCTTTCAGATACAGAGAAAAGGGCTCAGTACGACCGCTTCGGACATGCGGGAATCGATAATCAATACAGTGCAGAAGACATTTTCCGGGGCGCGGACTTTGGCGGGTTCGGAGACATTTTTGAAATGTTTTTCGGAGGCGGCAGAAGAGGAGGTCCCATGGCTCCCAGGAGAGGGTCGGACCTCCAGTATGACCTTTATGTAACCTTCGAAGAAGCTGCTTTCGGAGTCCGTAAGGATATCGATATTCCAAGGACAGAAAGATGTTCTGCCTGTGCGGGCACTGGAGCAAAAGAAGGTACAAGCCCGAAACGCTGTCCTACCTGTGGCGGCACAGGACAGATTCGTACTACCCGCTCAACTCTGGGAATGCAGTTCGTGAGCACCACAGCCTGCAGTACCTGTCATGGCAGAGGCCAGATAATTGAGACCCCGTGTCCGGTCTGCAGCGGAGCAGGCAGAGTCAGGAGCAGGAGAACGATATCAATCAACGTACCTGCAGGAGCAGACTCTGGTATGACCCTCAGGCTCAGCGGAGAAGGAGATGCAGGAGAACCGGGAGCACCTTCCGGAGACCTTTACATTATTATCCATGTAATGGAACATAAATATTTCAAGCGGGTCGATTACGATGTGATCTCCGAACTGTCAATATCCTTCACCCAGGCTGCACTCGGAGCGGATGTTATGGTTGATACCCTCTATGGCCAGGTCAAAATGAACATCCCTTCAGGGACTCAGACCCATTCCGTATTCAGGCTCAAAGATAAAGGTATACAGCGCCTGCACGGGCACGGCAAAGGGGACCAGCTCGTAAGGGTAATAGTCAAGACCCCTACTAAGCTTACCCAGGAACAGAAAGAACTCCTTCGCCAGTTCGAATACCTGAGCAACGGAAAAAAATCCGAAGCAGAGGAAAGGGGCAAAGCTGAAAAGCAAAAAAGCGAGAAATCCAAGAAAAGCAAGGGACTTTTCGAAAAGGTAAAAGATGCCTTTGAGAGTTGA
- a CDS encoding digeranylgeranylglycerophospholipid reductase codes for MKDRYDVLVIGAGPAGSIAAKTAAEKGLDVLLIEKRQEIGDPVRCAEGVNKEYLKKHVEIDKQWICADLKGSYIFSPDGTRIEMAEEISGGEVGYVLERKVFDRALAEQAAAVGAEVRVKTRATGLIIEDDFVKGARLMHLGKEYEVRASIVIGADGVESKVGRWAGIDTALKPIDIETCAQYLIAGADVNQEYCEFYIGNEVAPGGYVWVFPKGEGKANVGIGILGSKMGKFKPRPVDYLNDFLQKRFPDARIVEMVFGGVPVSGSIEKTSANGLMLVGDAARQSDPITGGGILNAMDAGKLAGEAAYAAISAGDVSLGKLEEEYEKKWRATVGHEIDMSLIVKNCFINLTDADLDSLAHSLKDVKFERMSLLDLLQALFKANKKLLWDLRVLFKDAAKEVIKNRT; via the coding sequence ATGAAGGACAGGTATGACGTTCTGGTTATAGGAGCCGGTCCTGCAGGTTCTATTGCTGCAAAAACAGCAGCTGAGAAAGGACTTGATGTACTTTTAATTGAAAAACGCCAGGAAATAGGTGATCCTGTACGCTGTGCCGAAGGCGTAAACAAAGAGTACCTTAAAAAACATGTAGAGATTGACAAGCAATGGATTTGCGCTGACCTTAAAGGCTCTTATATTTTCTCTCCGGACGGCACAAGGATAGAGATGGCTGAAGAAATCTCAGGAGGAGAGGTCGGATATGTGCTTGAGAGAAAGGTCTTTGACCGCGCCCTTGCGGAGCAGGCTGCCGCCGTCGGAGCTGAAGTCAGAGTCAAAACAAGAGCTACAGGTCTTATCATTGAAGATGACTTCGTAAAAGGAGCCAGACTCATGCATCTCGGGAAAGAGTATGAGGTGCGTGCCAGTATAGTAATAGGAGCTGACGGAGTCGAATCAAAGGTGGGCAGGTGGGCAGGAATCGATACAGCCCTGAAGCCCATAGATATTGAAACCTGTGCGCAGTACCTGATAGCAGGCGCGGACGTAAATCAGGAGTACTGCGAGTTCTACATAGGAAACGAGGTCGCACCCGGAGGCTATGTCTGGGTTTTTCCTAAAGGAGAAGGCAAAGCCAATGTGGGAATAGGAATTCTCGGAAGCAAGATGGGAAAATTCAAGCCGAGACCGGTAGATTATCTGAATGATTTCCTGCAAAAAAGATTTCCGGATGCTCGTATCGTTGAGATGGTTTTCGGAGGAGTCCCGGTGTCAGGCAGTATCGAGAAAACCTCAGCTAACGGGTTGATGCTAGTGGGAGACGCTGCACGTCAGTCAGACCCCATCACAGGCGGGGGGATTCTCAATGCCATGGATGCAGGTAAGCTGGCTGGAGAAGCTGCTTATGCAGCCATATCTGCAGGGGATGTCTCTCTTGGAAAGCTTGAAGAGGAATATGAGAAAAAATGGAGAGCTACGGTAGGGCATGAAATCGATATGAGCCTTATCGTAAAGAACTGCTTTATCAACCTTACTGACGCTGACCTTGACTCGCTTGCCCATTCATTAAAAGATGTGAAGTTCGAGAGAATGAGTCTACTTGATCTGCTCCAGGCTCTCTTCAAAGCCAATAAAAAACTGCTCTGGGACCTTCGTGTGCTTTTCAAGGATGCAGCAAAAGAAGTAATAAAGAATAGAACGTAA
- a CDS encoding TrkH family potassium uptake protein, whose amino-acid sequence MNIKIVFYVLGGLLRLLGILMVIPLGVSYYYGESLTPFLVSIVITVLTGLILLSYKTDEDWMRKEGFAIVALGWLAAAVFGAIPFVLDGISPLNSLFESMSAFTTTGSTILTDIESHPKGILFWRSMMQWLGGMGIIVLFIAILPKLGVAGRQLFRAEAPGPTEDKLKPRIRETAKILWMVYFVISFAEVVALLLAGLSLYDAVTHTFTTMACGGFSPYGLSIEAFNSPLVEYIIVFFMFVSGANFALHYRAIYVDKDFLLKDDEFRFYTALTLAATGLLTLLLYRDLDTGIFDSFRFSIFQVVSIMTTTGFATTDFNLWSESAKMVLLLVMFVGGCAGSTGGGIKVVRVLMLLRHGRIELFKSLHPRAVKSVKFNNKNVPDEVINSIFSFVVIYLLVFISSALILSVLGMDIITSITASIATIGNIGPGLNVVGPMGTFDPIPPLGKLILIANMWIGRLEVYTVIVLFTPEFWNK is encoded by the coding sequence GTGAATATTAAGATTGTTTTTTATGTTCTTGGCGGTTTACTCAGGCTTCTCGGGATACTGATGGTTATTCCTCTCGGAGTTTCGTACTATTACGGGGAAAGTCTGACACCTTTTCTTGTATCCATAGTAATAACCGTCCTTACCGGCTTAATCCTGCTTTCCTATAAAACCGATGAAGACTGGATGCGCAAAGAAGGCTTTGCAATCGTTGCCTTGGGCTGGCTTGCTGCAGCGGTTTTCGGAGCAATTCCTTTCGTGCTTGACGGGATTTCTCCCCTCAATTCTCTTTTTGAATCCATGTCAGCCTTTACCACCACAGGCTCGACAATTCTGACTGATATAGAAAGCCATCCAAAAGGCATTCTCTTCTGGCGGTCCATGATGCAGTGGCTTGGCGGTATGGGTATTATCGTGCTTTTCATTGCTATCCTGCCAAAACTGGGAGTTGCAGGACGCCAGCTTTTCAGGGCTGAAGCTCCGGGTCCAACTGAAGATAAGTTAAAACCAAGAATAAGGGAAACAGCAAAAATTCTGTGGATGGTTTATTTTGTAATCTCCTTTGCGGAGGTTGTTGCCCTCCTGCTTGCAGGGCTCTCGCTATACGATGCAGTTACCCATACTTTTACCACAATGGCTTGCGGAGGTTTCTCACCTTATGGATTGAGCATTGAAGCCTTTAACAGCCCTCTGGTAGAATATATAATAGTTTTTTTCATGTTCGTCTCGGGTGCAAACTTTGCCCTCCATTACAGGGCGATTTATGTTGACAAAGACTTCCTCCTCAAAGACGATGAATTCCGCTTTTATACAGCCCTCACCCTTGCAGCTACCGGGCTTTTGACTCTCCTGCTCTATCGCGATCTTGACACAGGGATTTTTGATTCTTTCAGGTTTTCGATCTTTCAGGTAGTCTCCATAATGACCACAACCGGGTTTGCCACAACCGACTTTAATCTCTGGTCAGAGTCAGCAAAAATGGTGCTTCTGCTTGTTATGTTTGTCGGCGGTTGTGCAGGCTCTACAGGCGGAGGCATTAAGGTTGTGCGCGTCCTTATGCTCCTCAGGCACGGGAGAATAGAACTTTTCAAATCCCTTCATCCGAGAGCCGTAAAAAGTGTAAAATTCAACAATAAAAACGTGCCAGATGAGGTTATAAACTCTATTTTTTCTTTTGTGGTGATCTATCTTCTTGTTTTCATATCGAGTGCCCTTATCCTCTCTGTACTGGGTATGGACATCATAACTTCAATTACTGCCTCCATAGCTACTATCGGGAACATAGGTCCAGGCCTTAATGTGGTCGGCCCGATGGGTACATTTGATCCCATCCCTCCTCTCGGAAAATTAATTCTGATTGCCAATATGTGGATTGGAAGGCTTGAAGTCTACACAGTAATAGTGCTCTTTACACCTGAGTTCTGGAACAAATGA
- a CDS encoding TrkH family potassium uptake protein, producing the protein MDNKAVFNALGKILILLAFTMLVPLLVALYYQEPLKPFIVSILVTLLAGLLLTRIKGRAEWQQKEALAIVALTWLAAAIFGGIPFLFEGVSFIDAVFETMSGFTSTGSTILVDIESYSRSLLFWRSFTQWLGGMGIIVLFIAILPKLGVAGRQLFRAEAPGPTEDKLKPRIKDTAKILWALYILISAIEVVALMLAGMSLYDALTHTFAGMACGGFSPYGAGIEAFNSPLIEFILTFFMFAAGANFALYYRAIFIDKNFILKDEEFRVYTSILLGFTGLLTLVLYKDMEFSLFNSFRYAIFQITSIMTATGFASTDFNLWKDSAKILILAVMFIGGCAGSTGGGMKVVRFLLTLKYARRELFKFIHPRLVRPIRFNNKAVPDDILQSILSFVVIYISVFIFSAMLLTLLGVDMISSITASIATLGNIGPGFNLVGPVANFEGLPALGKIILINNMWVGRLEVYTVLVLFTSDFWHS; encoded by the coding sequence ATAGATAATAAAGCTGTTTTTAATGCATTGGGGAAAATTCTAATACTTCTAGCTTTTACAATGCTTGTTCCCCTTTTAGTGGCTCTATACTATCAGGAGCCTCTGAAGCCTTTTATTGTTTCTATTCTCGTAACTCTCCTTGCGGGTTTACTCCTTACACGTATCAAAGGTCGTGCCGAATGGCAGCAGAAAGAAGCTCTTGCCATTGTGGCTCTGACATGGCTTGCAGCGGCTATCTTTGGCGGGATTCCTTTCCTTTTCGAAGGAGTGTCCTTCATTGACGCCGTGTTTGAAACAATGTCCGGTTTTACTTCAACAGGTTCGACAATTCTTGTGGATATAGAAAGTTATTCTAGAAGTCTTCTTTTCTGGCGGTCTTTTACCCAGTGGCTTGGAGGCATGGGAATTATCGTACTTTTCATTGCCATCCTGCCCAAACTGGGAGTTGCCGGCCGTCAGCTTTTCCGAGCAGAAGCTCCGGGCCCTACCGAAGATAAGCTCAAACCCCGGATAAAAGATACGGCAAAAATCCTGTGGGCACTTTATATCCTGATTTCTGCTATTGAAGTTGTGGCTCTTATGCTTGCAGGGATGTCACTTTACGATGCCCTTACGCATACTTTTGCCGGTATGGCTTGCGGAGGTTTTTCTCCGTACGGGGCCGGAATCGAAGCTTTTAACAGCCCTCTTATCGAGTTTATTCTCACGTTTTTCATGTTTGCAGCCGGAGCGAACTTTGCTCTCTATTATAGGGCGATTTTTATTGATAAGAACTTTATTCTTAAAGACGAGGAATTCAGGGTCTATACTTCTATTCTTCTGGGCTTTACAGGCTTGCTTACTCTGGTTCTGTACAAGGACATGGAATTTTCTCTTTTCAATTCTTTCCGCTATGCTATATTCCAGATTACTTCCATAATGACAGCTACGGGCTTTGCTTCAACTGATTTTAATCTGTGGAAAGATTCGGCAAAGATTCTGATTCTTGCAGTCATGTTTATCGGAGGCTGTGCAGGTTCTACGGGTGGAGGCATGAAGGTTGTGCGTTTTCTGCTCACGTTAAAGTATGCGAGAAGAGAACTGTTTAAGTTTATTCATCCAAGACTTGTCAGACCTATCAGATTCAACAATAAAGCAGTACCGGATGATATTTTACAGTCCATACTCTCTTTTGTTGTGATTTACATATCAGTTTTTATCTTCAGTGCAATGCTTCTGACCTTGCTTGGGGTCGATATGATCAGTTCTATTACCGCTTCGATCGCGACTCTCGGAAATATAGGGCCTGGATTTAATCTCGTCGGGCCTGTGGCAAACTTTGAAGGGCTTCCTGCCCTGGGAAAAATTATCCTGATAAACAACATGTGGGTCGGCAGGCTTGAAGTATATACTGTACTGGTTCTCTTTACGAGTGATTTCTGGCACTCCTGA